The Saprospiraceae bacterium sequence GCATAAGACAACCATCCTGTGTTATGGTCCAATAATTCGAATGTTTTTATTTCCACCTGCCCACTTTTTTTAATTAGATTTTTGGGCTTCAGGTAAAAATTGAAAAAAGAATTTCAAAAATGATTGTTAACAATATATAGGATAAAATTATTCGTCTACAAACGTATATACACGTTAATTAAACGAATAAATGAAAATAACGTGCTGACTTTTGCCCAAAATTTAATGTAGATATGATCACATTATCACCTTTGATTCATAGAGGCGAAAAAAAAATACGTATCGATTTTGAACGGGATGCCACTATATATGCTGCCATTCGCCAATTGCCTGAAGTGAAATATACTAAAACCCATCGATGCTGGTATATACCCTATACACATGAAGCTTACAAGGCCTTTATATCAAGTGGTATACCAAAAAATATTAATGCCTCAGGAAATCAAATGAATCTTGATGTAATACAACAAGTATCTTCTTCTTCCAATCATCAAAAACCTGAAGTACCCGAAAAAAAAGAAACTTTATCTGCCAATCCCGTTGAGATAAGGTATAGCAATCAACGATTTTGGATCAAAATGCGCTATCAAATCGATGATATTGCTTTGGTAAAATCTCTTTCAGGTACATATTGGAACAAAAATCAAAAACTGTGGAGTGTCGGTGGCAACGCTGAAAACCTTTGTAAGTTACAAACTTACTTTAACTATTGGTCACCTGATACTTATACACACATATATGGACTTATAATGACTACTGCTGATCCCAAGATAATAGAAATATATAGTACCCCTGAATACAAAGACAAAATATGTGTAAAGTTGAAGGGATATGCCAATGATACTCATTTTATCACTCAAATACCAGAGACCAGCTATGATCCGGAATTTAAAAGATGGTTATTGCCAAATACTGAATTACTCATCTCGTCGATACAAAACCATTATACAAATAAAGGAGTAAAAGTGATCAATCGTCTATATCAAAAATGGGAAAAATATAAAAAAAAGGATCTGTGTAATCAGGAAAAACAATCTTGCCTGATAGCGAAATATCCTCAAGAATACTCCACATTGCTACAACAATATACCGATGCCATGATCAGGAGAAACAATAGCTGGAGCACGATCTATACATACACACCTGAAATTGTAAAATTTGCAAAATATCACGGAGAACAAAATATTGCAAAAGCAAATGAATCATCTATCAATCAATATCTAAGCCACCTGTCCGGTAAAAAAATAGCTGTAAGCACTATCCACACAGCGATAAATGCCATCAAATATTATTATCAAAAGGTCATATACCGTCAAGACTTAAAGATAGAACAACTGGTAAGACCTAAAAAAGGATTTCATCTGCCCGAAATACTAAGCACTGAAGAAACGAATAACATCCTACAAAGTCTTGCAAATGTCAAGCATATATGCTTACTTTATTTACTGTATGGAGGCGGAGTACGGCTTAATGAGTTGCTCTATATACAAATGAATGATGTGTGGTGGGATAGAAATCAAATCATCATACGTAGCGGTAAGGGAGATAAAGACAGGATCGTGATGCTTTCCCAAACCTTAAAACAACTATTGCGTATATATTGCGATGAATATATGCCACAAATGTGGCTCATAGAAGGCCAGGACAGAAGGACACAGTATTCTTCCAGAAGTGTACAAAATGTTGTAAAAAATGCTCTTAAAAAAGCGGGAATCACTAAAAAAGTAAGTCCACACACGCTGAGGCACTGTTTTGCGACGCACCTGATGGACACTGGTGTGCAGTTACCTTATATACAGGCATTGTTGGGGCATGCCAGTATAAAAACGACCATGATCTACACTCATGTCACCACACAAAGTGTAGCCAATGTGCAGAGCCCTTTAGATAGTTTAAATCTATCTGTAAAAAAGCCCTGAAAGCAGGGTCAGACCCACATATCTATAGACAAAGAAGGAGGCAATACTAAGCTGATGATATTTTTTGTTTCCTAATCAAGCCCCATGTGGTATGCGTGGCACAGGACATACGGCATATATGCCGGACAAGTATATAGATATGAGTCAATACAGCAGGAGAAAATTTTTAAAAAAGACATGAGCTACTACCATCAAATCATAGATTTGGCGGGCGTAGCTATACCTTTTTAGATAAAAAATTACAAAAATTAGTTCGTTTTGATAAAAAAATATATTTTTATGACGCAGATTAATAAGTTGGCGGTAATTTGAAGAAACAATTAACAACGAAAAACATTCAAGAAAATGAAGCTATAAGTAACTGTAAGATAGAATAAGAATTGAAATATCCTTTAATACGCAAAGTAGAAAGGGCGATTGTTAATATTAAAAAATTAGAAAATGACACAGTTACAAATGATTGACAAAACAAAGTCAATAGCTCAAAATGATAAAAATATTTCTGCCGTATTTATGTACGGGTCATTTACCAAAAATGAAGGGGACAAATATTCAGATATTGAATTCTACATCTTCTTGAAGGATAAAGAAAAATTTTCCGCTGAAAATTGGGTAA is a genomic window containing:
- a CDS encoding tyrosine-type recombinase/integrase yields the protein MITLSPLIHRGEKKIRIDFERDATIYAAIRQLPEVKYTKTHRCWYIPYTHEAYKAFISSGIPKNINASGNQMNLDVIQQVSSSSNHQKPEVPEKKETLSANPVEIRYSNQRFWIKMRYQIDDIALVKSLSGTYWNKNQKLWSVGGNAENLCKLQTYFNYWSPDTYTHIYGLIMTTADPKIIEIYSTPEYKDKICVKLKGYANDTHFITQIPETSYDPEFKRWLLPNTELLISSIQNHYTNKGVKVINRLYQKWEKYKKKDLCNQEKQSCLIAKYPQEYSTLLQQYTDAMIRRNNSWSTIYTYTPEIVKFAKYHGEQNIAKANESSINQYLSHLSGKKIAVSTIHTAINAIKYYYQKVIYRQDLKIEQLVRPKKGFHLPEILSTEETNNILQSLANVKHICLLYLLYGGGVRLNELLYIQMNDVWWDRNQIIIRSGKGDKDRIVMLSQTLKQLLRIYCDEYMPQMWLIEGQDRRTQYSSRSVQNVVKNALKKAGITKKVSPHTLRHCFATHLMDTGVQLPYIQALLGHASIKTTMIYTHVTTQSVANVQSPLDSLNLSVKKP